A window from Drosophila yakuba strain Tai18E2 chromosome 3L, Prin_Dyak_Tai18E2_2.1, whole genome shotgun sequence encodes these proteins:
- the LOC6534122 gene encoding thioredoxin-2, whose protein sequence is MAGMQKKVIVVDSKNYFDKLIDDAGTSQYVLVEFFATWCGPCAMIGPRLEQLASDYFGRMLVLKIDVDLNEDLAVQYEVNSMPTFLIIKNRVTLIQFVGSNVDRVVNTVEKFVGKVEDSKEHKSKELPVKLP, encoded by the coding sequence ATGGCTGGCATGCAGAAGAAGGTCATCGTAGTGGATTCAAAGAATTACTTCGATAAGCTCATCGATGATGCGGGAACCAGCCAATACGTACTCGTGGAGTTCTTTGCCACCTGGTGTGGTCCTTGTGCGATGATTGGTCCCCGCTTGGAGCAACTGGCATCGGATTACTTTGGACGGATGTTGGTGCTGAAGATCGACGTGGATCTGAACGAAGATCTGGCCGTTCAGTACGAGGTGAACAGCATGCCCACATTTCTGATCATTAAAAACCGAGTGACACTGATCCAGTTCGTGGGCAGCAATGTCGATAGAGTCGTTAACACGGTGGAGAAGTTTGTGGGCAAGGTGGAGGACTCCAAGGAGCACAAGTCGAAAGAACTGCCGGTGAAGCTCCCATGA